One Raphanus sativus cultivar WK10039 unplaced genomic scaffold, ASM80110v3 Scaffold3278, whole genome shotgun sequence DNA window includes the following coding sequences:
- the LOC130506474 gene encoding beta-galactosidase 3-like, translating to MQSMGTGDTSPRLILWLCLGFLILGVGFVQCGVTYDRKALLINGQRRILFSGSIHYPRSTPDMWEGLIQKAKDGGVDVIETYVFWNLHEPSPGKYDFDGRNDLVRFLKTIHKAGLYAHLRIGPYVCAEWNFGGFPVWLKYVPGISFRTDNEPFKRAMQGFTERIVELMKSENLYESQGGPIILSQIENEYGRQGQLLGAEGHNYMTWAAKMAVATETGVPWVMCKEGDAPDPVINTCNGFYCDSFAPDKPYKPLIWTEAWSGWFTEFGGPMHHRPVQDLAFAVARFIQKGGSFVNYYMYHGGTNFGRTAGGPFVTTSYDYDAPIDEYGLIREPKYGHLKELHRAVKMCEKSLVSTDPVVTSLGNKQQAHVYSSESGDCSAFLANYDTESAARVLFNNVHYNLPPWSISILPDCRNAVFNTAKVGVQTSQMEMLPTNAPNFQWQSYLEDLSSLDDRSTFTTQGLLEQINVTRDTSDYLWYMTSVDIGETESFLHGGELPTLIIQSTGHAVHIFVNGQLSGSAFGTRQNRRFTYRGKVNLRSGTNRIALLSVAVGLPNVGGHFESWNTGILGPVALHGLSQGKRDLSWQKWTYQVGLKGEAMNLAYPTNTPSNGWMDASLIVQKPQPLTWHKTYFDAPEGNEPLALDMEGMGKGQIWVNGESIGRYWTAFATGDCGHCSYTGTYKPNKCLSGCGQPTQRYYHVPRSWLKPSQNLLVIFEELGGNPSAVSLVKRSVSGVCAEVSEYHPNIKNWQIESYGKGQTFRRPKVHLKCSPGQAISAIKFASFGTPLGKCGSYQQGECHAATSYAILERKCVGKARCAVTISNSNFGKDPCPNVLKRLTVEAVCSPETSVTSWKP from the exons ATGTGGGAAGGTTTGATTCAGAAGGCGAAAGATGGAGGCGTTGATGTGATTGAGACTTATGTTTTCTGGAATCTCCATGAGCCTTCTCCTGGCAAA TACGATTTTGATGGGAGAAATGATTTGGTGAGATTCCTGAAGACGATACACAAAGCTGGTCTATATGCTCATCTTCGAATTGGGCCTTATGTTTGTGCTGAGTGGAACTTCGG AGGATTCCCTGTTTGGCTGAAGTATGTTCCTGGAATCAGCTTCAGAACAGATAACGAGCCTTTCAag AGAGCTATGCAAGGATTCACTGAGAGAATAGTTGAGCTGATGAAGAGTGAGAACTTGTATGAGTCCCAGGGTGGTCCCATTATCCTTTCTCAG ATTGAGAATGAGTATGGAAGACAAGGGCAGTTATTGGGAGCAGAAGGTCACAACTACATGACATGGGCTGCTAAAATGGCTGTAGCAACTGAGACTGGTGTCCCCTGGGTGATGTGCAAAGAAGGCGATGCCCCTGACCCTGTG ATAAACACATGCAACGGTTTCTACTGTGATTCATTTGCTCCCGACAAGCCATACAAGCCATTAATATGGACAGAGGCATGGAGTGGCTG GTTTACTGAGTTTGGTGGGCCAATGCACCATAGACCAGTTCAGGATCTGGCGTTTGCTGTTGCACGTTTCATACAAAAAGGAGGATCCTTTGTTAACTATTACATG TATCATGGAGGAACTAACTTTGGAAGAACAGCCGGAGGTCCATTTGTCACTACCAGCTATGATTATGATGCCCCCATTGATGAATATG GTTTAATCAGGGAACCTAAATATGGTCATCTAAAGGAGCTTCACAGAGCTGTCAAGATGTGTGAAAAATCTCTGGTTTCAACTGATCCTGTTGTTACATCTCTAGGAAACAAGCAACAG GCTCATGTGTACTCTTCAGAGTCGGGAGATTGTTCAGCTTTCCTTGCAAACTATGACACAGAATCAGCAGCAAGAGTGTTGTTTAACAACGTTCATTACAACTTACCTCCTTGGTCCATCAGCATTCTTCCTGATTGTAGAAACGCAGTCTTCAATACCGCAAAG GTTGGAGTTCAAACATCACAGATGGAAATGTTGCCGACAAACGCACCGAACTTCCAGTGGCAGAGTTACTTGGAAGATCTTTCTTCTCTAGATGACAGATCCACATTCACCACTCAAGGGCTCTTGGAGCAGATCAATGTCACACGTGACACTAGCGATTATCTTTGGTATATGACCag TGTTGATATTGGCGAAACTGAATCATTCCTGCATGGAGGAGAGCTACCAACTCTCATTATCCAGTCCACAGGCCATGCCGTGCATATCTTTGTCAATGGACAGCTTTCAG GTTCTGCGTTTGGAACAAGGCAAAACAGGAGATTCACTTATAGGGGAAAGGTCAATCTACGTTCTGGAACTAACAGAATTGCTTTGCTGAGTGTTGCTGTTGGATTGCCA AATGTGGGTGGACACTTCGAGTCATGGAATACTGGAATCTTGGGACCAGTGGCACTGCACGGGTTGTCTCAAGGGAAACGTGATTTGTCATGGCAAAAATGGACTTACCAGGTGGGATTGAAAGGAGAAGCTATGAATCTTGCATATCCAACCAACACTCCCTCTAATGGGTGGATGGATGCCTCCTTAATTGTACAAAAGCCTCAGCCTTTGACATGGCACAAG ACTTACTTTGATGCACCTGAAGGAAACGAGCCGCTTGCGTTGGACATGGAAGGAATGGGAAAAGGTCAGATATGGGTGAACGGTGAGAGCATTGGGAGATACTGGACAGCCTTTGCCACTGGTGACTGTGGTCATTGCAGCTACACAGGAACATACAAACCGAACAAGTGCCTATCCGGCTGTGGTCAGCCTACACAGAGATACTACCATGTCCCCAGATCATGGCTAAAACCGAGCCAGAACCTGTTGGTGATATTCGAGGAGCTTGGAGGAAACCCATCAGCTGTTTCTTTGGTCAAAAGATCGGTCTCTGGAGTCTGTGCTGAAGTCTCTGAATACCATCCCAATATCAAGAACTGGCAAATCGAAAGCTATGGGAAAGGACAAACGTTTCGTAGACCCAAAGTTCATTTGAAATGTAGTCCTGGTCAAGCTATTTCAGCTATCAAGTTTGCTAGCTTTGGGACTCCTTTAGGAAAATGTGGGAGTTACCAGCAAGGAGAGTGTCACGCAGCTACCTCATACGCTATCTTAGAGAGG AAGTGTGTAGGGAAAGCGAGATGTGCAGTGACGATATCCAACAGTAACTTCGGGAAAGATCCGTGTCCGAATGTGTTGAAACGGCTGACTGTTGAAGCGGTATGTTCCCCTGAGACATCTGTAACCAGTTGGAAGCCTTAA